A genomic segment from Sorangium aterium encodes:
- a CDS encoding serine/threonine-protein kinase, protein MVDSARAVAARSDRSGDAGPASSAAGRGDVAQDPRRNQLVAGRYKLSRLVGRGAMGEVWLAHDRALRIDVALKLLTVQRESQAGTALERFRFEAQVAAQLAQKTDHVVAVHDVGNDPAVGPYLVMGYVRGRSLRQLMQGRGPISPAEFAPLLGQMGEALSVAHGLGIVHRDIKPTNVLLEEERNGDVRAKVADFGIAKWIRKELPADFPRRTVDGVVLGTPAYLSPEHACDGDTNPHSDMWALAVVSYEALTGRLPFSGHTMSDVLASILATAQPPGPALYPEAPPALSAWFARAFALNPTERFPSIEAMVAAYKAAVGPSAAPARAERAEPARRGKLGLAAGLVVALGVVLSTGALWAQAQVPAALRASSVDVRAASVVRAARARIAAQASPRPAARSGDAAAVEAAVPAPDEAAVPAAAPRPLAAQAARPVDPRLAPRSARIPRGDRATGARSVPTERELLRTRH, encoded by the coding sequence ATGGTGGACAGCGCGCGTGCCGTTGCGGCGCGCTCTGACCGCTCCGGCGACGCCGGTCCCGCTTCTTCTGCAGCCGGGCGGGGCGACGTAGCCCAGGACCCGCGGCGCAACCAGCTCGTCGCCGGGCGGTACAAGCTCTCGCGGCTGGTCGGACGCGGCGCCATGGGCGAGGTGTGGCTCGCGCACGACAGGGCGCTACGGATCGACGTCGCGCTCAAGCTCCTCACGGTCCAGCGCGAGAGCCAGGCTGGCACCGCGCTGGAGCGCTTCCGGTTCGAGGCCCAGGTCGCGGCGCAGCTGGCGCAGAAGACGGACCACGTCGTCGCCGTGCACGACGTCGGCAACGATCCTGCCGTGGGTCCGTACCTCGTCATGGGCTACGTTCGAGGTCGGTCCCTGAGGCAGCTCATGCAGGGGCGGGGGCCGATATCCCCGGCGGAGTTCGCCCCGCTCCTCGGCCAGATGGGAGAGGCCCTCTCCGTCGCGCACGGCCTCGGCATCGTGCACCGCGACATCAAGCCGACGAACGTGCTGCTCGAGGAGGAGCGCAACGGTGACGTGCGCGCCAAGGTCGCGGATTTCGGCATCGCCAAGTGGATCCGAAAGGAGCTGCCAGCCGACTTTCCCCGCCGAACCGTCGACGGCGTGGTGCTGGGCACGCCGGCGTACCTTAGCCCGGAGCACGCCTGCGACGGGGACACCAACCCGCACTCGGACATGTGGGCGCTCGCGGTCGTCTCGTACGAGGCGCTCACGGGCCGGCTGCCCTTCTCGGGCCACACCATGAGCGACGTGCTCGCCTCGATCCTGGCCACAGCGCAACCGCCAGGGCCGGCGCTGTACCCCGAGGCGCCGCCAGCGCTCTCGGCCTGGTTCGCGCGCGCGTTCGCCTTGAACCCGACGGAGCGGTTCCCCTCGATCGAGGCCATGGTCGCCGCCTACAAGGCCGCCGTCGGCCCGTCGGCTGCGCCGGCGCGCGCCGAGCGGGCCGAGCCCGCGCGCCGGGGCAAGCTGGGCCTCGCGGCCGGCCTCGTCGTGGCGCTCGGCGTCGTGCTGTCGACCGGCGCGCTGTGGGCGCAGGCGCAGGTCCCCGCCGCGCTGCGGGCGTCGAGCGTCGACGTGCGCGCTGCGTCCGTGGTCCGCGCCGCGCGGGCGCGCATCGCGGCCCAGGCGAGCCCACGCCCAGCAGCGAGATCGGGTGACGCCGCGGCCGTGGAGGCCGCTGTGCCCGCGCCCGACGAGGCCGCTGTGCCCGCGGCCGCGCCGCGCCCCCTCGCCGCGCAGGCCGCGCGCCCGGTCGACCCGCGCCTGGCGCCGCGGAGCGCTCGCATCCCCCGCGGTGACCGCGCGACCGGCGCGCGAAGCGTGCCCACCGAACGCGAGCTGCTCAGGACGCGTCACTGA
- a CDS encoding CBS domain-containing protein: protein MNCSELMKTDVACCKASEPVENIAELMQARNIGFVPICGDDGSVIGTLTDRDLAIRVLGEHRRASSTRAEDVMTREVVCCGPDEDLNVAARLMSSHKKSRIICVDGQKRPVGVISLSDIADRDGGAGSSALLSSISQREARS, encoded by the coding sequence ATGAATTGCTCCGAGCTCATGAAGACAGACGTGGCCTGCTGCAAGGCGAGCGAGCCCGTCGAGAACATCGCCGAGCTGATGCAGGCGCGGAACATCGGTTTTGTTCCGATCTGCGGCGACGATGGCTCCGTCATCGGGACCCTGACCGATCGAGACCTCGCGATCCGGGTGCTCGGGGAGCACCGTCGCGCCTCGTCGACACGGGCGGAGGACGTCATGACCCGAGAGGTCGTCTGCTGCGGGCCGGACGAGGATCTGAACGTGGCCGCGCGCCTGATGAGCAGCCACAAGAAGTCGAGGATCATCTGTGTCGATGGTCAGAAGCGTCCTGTCGGCGTCATCAGCCTGTCGGACATCGCCGACCGGGACGGCGGGGCAGGGTCGTCAGCGCTGCTGAGCTCGATCTCTCAGCGAGAGGCGCGCTCGTAG
- a CDS encoding DUF6999 family protein, producing the protein MDFQDLFRKMKHDPRDPDPWLALYLDRSLPIDERAKAAFLKSQRSTTRRVVMPIIRPFARLSISGIKLMKILVPASWQSPWLLHRSIYWGLRLFVAPEANYLILRHFTIGTEILKFIEDNVPGIHIETTTPLRTRRLEDLLDNTFTVHDLTFYNFIIELNEKLRAEGREIEPRKEIDFSAITDDDASIGDLPNTWLNIVDLQTAIEIYTPLYALFLSDHHFWRASNSLQLDEIIALYVGKILNDPLPVALVHNHHPMVPSSTLEAGFRLTLHGLDSETLHGHLRKLKAEAKRAAAPGSPRAVTIS; encoded by the coding sequence ATGGATTTTCAGGACCTTTTCAGGAAGATGAAGCACGACCCCAGGGATCCCGATCCGTGGCTGGCCTTGTACCTGGACCGGTCCTTGCCGATCGACGAGAGGGCCAAAGCCGCCTTTCTGAAGAGCCAGCGCAGCACCACGCGCAGGGTCGTGATGCCGATCATCAGGCCGTTCGCCCGCCTGTCGATCTCCGGCATCAAGCTCATGAAGATTCTTGTCCCGGCGAGCTGGCAATCTCCGTGGTTGTTGCACCGGTCCATTTACTGGGGCCTGAGGCTCTTCGTCGCCCCGGAGGCCAATTACCTCATCCTGCGCCACTTCACCATCGGCACGGAAATCTTGAAGTTCATCGAGGACAACGTCCCGGGCATCCATATCGAGACGACGACGCCGCTGAGGACCAGGAGGCTGGAGGACCTCCTGGACAACACGTTCACGGTCCACGATCTGACCTTCTACAACTTCATCATCGAGCTGAACGAGAAGCTTCGCGCAGAGGGGCGTGAGATCGAGCCCCGGAAAGAGATCGACTTCTCTGCCATCACAGATGACGACGCGAGCATCGGCGACCTCCCGAACACCTGGCTGAACATCGTCGACCTGCAGACCGCCATCGAGATCTACACGCCGCTCTATGCGCTGTTCCTGTCGGACCACCATTTCTGGCGGGCGAGCAATTCGCTGCAGCTGGACGAGATCATCGCGCTCTACGTCGGCAAGATCCTGAACGACCCGCTGCCCGTCGCCCTGGTGCACAACCATCATCCGATGGTGCCCAGCTCGACGCTCGAGGCCGGCTTCCGGTTGACGCTGCATGGCCTCGACTCCGAGACCCTGCACGGACACCTGAGGAAGCTGAAGGCAGAAGCGAAGAGAGCGGCGGCCCCGGGGAGCCCTCGCGCCGTGACGATCTCCTGA
- a CDS encoding iron-containing redox enzyme family protein: MLPERTSPRDEDSPQAVLRGLSSIWLDFESQVHHIPIVRRVIERRIRLADYHELLLNHRAQVMNGALWIARAASNIGHEFAELRSRFIRHAATEHRDYLMLEEDYLKSGGDPAGLARHELNIGSEALSAWIFHRADQPNPFDLLGAMYIIEGLGKRVAAQWAEHVQSALRLEAQAVSFYLYHAKADEDHLGELEEALRCGILNLPRMAPRILKTARVTARLYRLQLEEIGSY, encoded by the coding sequence ATGCTTCCGGAACGTACATCGCCTCGAGACGAAGATTCACCGCAGGCCGTCCTGCGCGGGCTGTCGTCCATCTGGCTGGATTTCGAGTCCCAGGTGCATCACATCCCGATCGTGCGGCGCGTGATCGAGCGTCGCATTCGCCTGGCCGATTACCACGAGCTCCTGCTGAACCACCGGGCGCAGGTCATGAACGGGGCGCTCTGGATCGCGCGCGCCGCCTCCAACATCGGCCACGAGTTCGCCGAGCTGCGCTCGCGCTTCATCCGCCACGCGGCCACGGAGCATCGCGATTACCTGATGCTGGAGGAAGACTACCTGAAGAGCGGCGGCGACCCGGCCGGGCTCGCGCGGCACGAGCTGAACATCGGCAGCGAGGCCCTGTCCGCCTGGATCTTCCATCGCGCCGATCAGCCGAACCCCTTCGATCTCCTCGGCGCCATGTACATCATCGAAGGCCTAGGCAAGCGGGTCGCGGCCCAGTGGGCCGAGCATGTGCAGTCCGCCCTTCGCCTGGAGGCGCAGGCGGTCAGCTTCTATCTCTATCACGCGAAGGCCGACGAAGATCACCTGGGCGAGCTGGAAGAGGCGCTCCGCTGTGGTATCTTGAACCTCCCGCGGATGGCGCCGAGAATCCTCAAGACCGCCCGGGTCACCGCGCGACTCTACCGCCTCCAGCTCGAGGAGATCGGGAGCTACTGA
- a CDS encoding beta-ketoacyl-ACP synthase III, producing MDRSVYITSTGAFLPGKPVPNEEMEQYIGELNDRRSRLGRFVLRQNGIKTRHYALTPDGVHLHSSADMAARAIRDALSRSEIAAERLSFLAAATTQGDLLVPGFASAVHGELGLRPMEIASFQSVCASSMMAFKSVYLQLKAGEHDCGVACAAEFSSRFFRPGFYAGREQEGEDSSALMETEFLRWTLSDGAGAWLLETRPNEGRRSLRVEWIDLCSYADRFDPCMYAGTSRNRAGERKPWSHYDSPALAAQQGAVVLKQDFDLLYRMFPVWAKHYLELVDRRRLRPGAIDHFLAHYSSHSLRGEMVKLLAKTGAMVPEARWFTNLYSQGNTGAASILLMLHQLIEERDLQPGQQVLGFIPESGRCVIAFMLLTVV from the coding sequence ATGGATCGTTCCGTCTACATCACCAGCACTGGCGCGTTCTTGCCTGGCAAGCCGGTCCCGAACGAGGAGATGGAGCAGTACATCGGCGAGCTCAACGACAGACGCTCCAGGCTCGGGCGCTTCGTCCTGCGGCAGAACGGCATCAAGACACGTCATTACGCGTTGACGCCGGACGGCGTGCACCTTCACAGCAGCGCAGACATGGCGGCTCGTGCGATACGGGACGCGCTTTCGCGCAGCGAGATCGCCGCGGAGAGGCTCTCCTTCCTGGCGGCGGCCACCACCCAGGGCGACCTCCTCGTCCCCGGTTTTGCCAGCGCGGTCCACGGCGAGCTCGGCCTGCGGCCGATGGAGATCGCGAGCTTTCAGAGCGTCTGCGCCAGCAGCATGATGGCGTTCAAGTCCGTTTACCTCCAGCTGAAGGCGGGCGAGCACGACTGCGGCGTGGCCTGCGCCGCCGAGTTCTCCAGTCGCTTCTTCCGACCTGGCTTCTATGCCGGTCGGGAGCAGGAAGGCGAGGACTCCTCCGCCTTGATGGAGACCGAGTTTCTCCGCTGGACCCTCTCCGACGGGGCCGGCGCCTGGCTCCTGGAGACCAGGCCGAACGAGGGGCGCCGCTCTCTGAGGGTGGAATGGATCGATCTCTGCTCCTATGCCGACCGCTTCGACCCCTGCATGTACGCGGGCACCTCCAGGAACCGGGCGGGTGAGAGGAAGCCCTGGAGTCACTACGACAGCCCTGCGCTCGCGGCGCAGCAGGGCGCCGTCGTCCTCAAGCAGGACTTCGATCTGCTTTACCGCATGTTCCCCGTGTGGGCGAAGCATTACCTCGAGCTCGTGGATCGGCGACGTCTGAGGCCCGGAGCCATCGACCACTTCCTCGCGCACTACTCGTCCCACTCTCTCCGCGGAGAGATGGTCAAGCTGCTCGCGAAGACCGGGGCGATGGTGCCCGAGGCTCGCTGGTTCACGAACCTCTATTCCCAGGGGAACACGGGAGCCGCATCCATTCTCCTCATGCTGCATCAGCTGATCGAGGAGCGGGATCTGCAGCCGGGCCAGCAGGTCCTCGGCTTCATCCCGGAGAGCGGCCGCTGCGTCATCGCCTTCATGCTGCTCACGGTCGTCTGA
- a CDS encoding class I SAM-dependent methyltransferase: protein MVNVGAGAGAYEPTDREVLAVEPSAAMIAQRPLGAAPALQATAERLPLPDQSFDAALAVNTLHHWTDLRAGLRELRRVARKRIVIFMRDPSSGEPCWLTEDYLPSLDPSRRNSAIVGVIREELPSVKSLPFQLPRDCADGLFAAYWGRPEMYLDAEVRRNISNFALAEEGDVAKGLAWLRADLASGEWDRKYGALRRLESLDLGHRVLLAELA, encoded by the coding sequence GTGGTCAACGTGGGCGCGGGCGCCGGCGCGTATGAGCCGACCGACCGAGAGGTGCTCGCGGTTGAGCCCTCGGCGGCCATGATCGCGCAAAGGCCGCTCGGTGCGGCGCCGGCCCTCCAGGCCACGGCCGAGCGCCTGCCCCTCCCCGACCAGAGCTTCGACGCCGCCTTGGCCGTCAACACGCTACATCACTGGACCGACCTGCGGGCAGGCCTGCGCGAGCTTCGCAGGGTCGCGCGCAAGCGAATCGTCATCTTCATGCGCGACCCGTCGAGTGGTGAACCTTGCTGGCTGACCGAGGACTACCTTCCCTCGCTCGACCCATCACGAAGGAACTCCGCCATTGTCGGCGTGATCAGAGAAGAGCTCCCGTCCGTGAAATCGCTGCCGTTCCAGCTGCCTCGCGATTGCGCCGACGGTCTGTTCGCTGCGTACTGGGGGCGGCCGGAGATGTACCTGGATGCCGAGGTCCGGCGGAACATCTCCAACTTTGCGCTCGCGGAGGAGGGCGATGTGGCGAAAGGGCTCGCGTGGTTGAGGGCGGACCTTGCGTCAGGGGAGTGGGATCGCAAGTACGGGGCGCTGCGACGCCTGGAGTCGTTGGACCTGGGCCATCGCGTGCTGCTCGCCGAGCTGGCGTGA
- a CDS encoding metallophosphoesterase family protein: MRIALISDIHGNEVALKAVLASIQATGVDQVICLGDVATLGPRPSAILDMLQELGCPCILGNHDEFMLDPELIRTYTEASIVVDAVDWCRDRLSNDELAFLRTFQARLEIPLDAHSTLLVFHGSPRSHMEDLLANTPPEELDRRLAGHAATVMAGGHTHLQMLRQHRGTLLVNPGSVGLPFKEYANGGPPTLLHHAEYATVEAQGGAVNVSLHRVPVDRDALRAAVKACDNPMRGALLQQYA, translated from the coding sequence ATGCGGATCGCGCTGATATCCGACATCCACGGCAATGAAGTGGCGCTCAAGGCCGTGCTGGCCAGCATCCAGGCGACGGGCGTCGATCAGGTGATCTGCCTCGGCGACGTCGCGACGCTGGGACCGCGGCCTTCGGCCATCCTGGACATGCTGCAGGAGCTCGGGTGCCCGTGCATCCTCGGGAACCACGACGAGTTCATGCTGGATCCGGAGCTGATCCGCACCTACACCGAGGCCTCCATCGTCGTCGACGCGGTGGACTGGTGCCGTGATCGGCTGTCGAACGACGAGCTCGCCTTCCTGCGCACGTTCCAGGCACGCCTCGAGATCCCGCTCGACGCCCATTCGACGCTCCTCGTGTTCCACGGCTCGCCCCGGTCTCACATGGAGGATCTCCTCGCGAACACCCCGCCGGAGGAGCTCGATCGCCGCCTCGCGGGCCACGCCGCGACGGTGATGGCCGGGGGGCACACGCACCTCCAGATGCTCCGGCAGCACCGCGGCACGCTCCTCGTGAACCCGGGGAGCGTCGGGCTCCCCTTCAAGGAGTACGCGAACGGCGGGCCGCCGACGCTGCTGCACCACGCCGAGTACGCGACCGTGGAGGCGCAGGGCGGCGCGGTCAACGTCAGCCTGCACAGGGTGCCGGTCGACAGGGACGCGCTCCGCGCGGCGGTGAAGGCCTGCGACAACCCCATGCGCGGCGCGCTGCTGCAGCAATACGCCTGA